A single genomic interval of Osmerus eperlanus chromosome 14, fOsmEpe2.1, whole genome shotgun sequence harbors:
- the LOC134033708 gene encoding claudin-23-like, with amino-acid sequence MPKQTVEWVRTSLRTPGIFIFGMVFSPCGWILNLTSTVAPNWRTVRNISGLSTDQFYQQGIWDICLASDTSRTVVCKQTDTGYFNNQLITIAQGLMVASLIVTLIGLAVAVPGVRCWRDRPRWTVAGLGGLLIFLSGVMTLIPISWYTHILKDIKAPGTDIRVDFCIILGYIGGIFEVLAGFVMFIGICRCCGGKNRGEKRVEEVPQFMHTRNPPRRVAVPSVIRTTSSASSVPYSKNSMDEEVDFPRALPRSGGRSDNSYASKPYDADL; translated from the coding sequence ATGCCCAAACAAACGGTAGAATGGGTGCGCACTTCCCTGCGTACCCCGGGAATCTTCATCTTCGGGATGGTCTTTTCGCCCTGCGGCTGGATCCTGAACCTAACGTCCACAGTTGCTCCAAACTGGAGAACGGTACGCAATATTTCAGGCTTATCTACCGACCAGTTCTACCAGCAAGGCATCTGGGACATCTGTCTGGCGTCTGATACGTCCCGAACAGTCGTgtgcaaacaaacagacactgGCTACTTTAATAACCAGTTAATCACTATAGCCCAAGGGTTGATGGTGGCTTCTCTGATCGTGACGTTGATCGGACTGGCCGTGGCCGTCCCAGGGGTTCGTTGCTGGAGGGATCGGCCCCGCTGGACCGTCGCTGGACTTGGAGGACTACTGATCTTCCTCTCCGGGGTAATGACACTCATCCCGATATCCTGGTACACTCACATCTTGAAAGACATTAAGGCGCCAGGCACAGACATCCGCGTGGACTTCTGCATTATTCTGGGGTACATCGGGGGCATCTTCGAAGTGCTTGCGGGCTTTGTCATGTTCATTGGCATCTGTCGATGCTGCGGCGGCAAGAACCGGGGAGAGAAACGGGTGGAGGAAGTTCCTCAGTTCATGCACACCAGGAACCCTCCGAGGCGGGTCGCTGTGCCCAGCGTAATCCGGACCACGAGCAGTGCCAGCAGCGTGCCTTATTCCAAGAACTCCATGGATGAGGAGGTGGACTTCCCCCGGGCCTTACCCCGGTCTGGTGGCCGTTCAGACAACTCTTACGCCAGCAAACCATACGATGCCGACTTGTGA
- the parm1 gene encoding prostate androgen-regulated mucin-like protein 1 homolog isoform X2, with the protein MSHAIMRVGLLIFLSGWLCLVVPGVTSTSESPEPPIETSFLTEPPIDTISTPKPPSETTSTPITTSEIISSATPSSPPPTTPDSLSSSTTPNSTTFSPVNITTIIPQTNSTQTTIHTPGQESGATSPVATTSLPTQTPSEQSTTPILTSQPTQPTQPHQSTVNGSTGTTSSQTPATSLSNSTGSSTSSSTSSSTSSPTSSPTSSSTSSSEPQFSTSAVLLTTTAGSKPTTSQSVSGTIHQTTATVDSKSQSRAFSSGKVAAIVLAFIAIVILMFGGAYYLKWRRSSYGRLLDDNEYASFHNPLYEH; encoded by the exons ATGTCGCACGCGATAATGAGGGTCGGACTATTAATCTTTCTATCAG GGTGGTTGTGTCTGGTTGTACCAGGTGTTACCAGTACATCAGAATCCCCAGAACCCCCAATTGAGACATCCTTCTTAACAGAACCCCCAATTGACACCATCTCCACACCAAAACCTCCATCTGAAACCACCTCCACACCAATCACCACCAGTGAGATTATCTCCTCAGccaccccttcctcacccccaccaacAACCCCAGATTCTttatcctcctccaccacccccaacTCCACGACTTTCTCCCCAGTCAACATCACCACCATTATTCCCCAGACCAACTCTACACAGACCACCATTCACACACCAGGCCAGGAATCAGGAGCGACCTCACCTGTAGCCACCACATCCTTGCCAACCCAGACTCCATCTGAGCAGAGCACGACACCCATCCTGACATCCCAGCCCACCCAGCCCACTCAGCCCCACCAGTCAACTGTGAACGGGTCCACAGGAACCACCAGCAGCCAGACTCCAGCCACCAGTCTGAGCAATTCTACtgggtcctccacctcttcctccacctcttcctccacctcttcccccacctcttcccccac ctcctcctccacctcttcttctGAGCCGCAGTTCTCCACCTCTGCTGTGCTGCTGACTACTACGGCAGGATCCAAACCCACAACCTCTCAGTCAGTGTCAGGCACCATTCATCAGACCACCGCTACCGTGGACAGCAAGAGTCAATCCAGGGCTTTCAG cTCAGGAAAAGTCGCAGCCATCGTGCTCGCATTCATTGCTATAGTGATCCTGATGTTCGGAGGGGCCTACTACTTGAAGTGGAG gcgtTCCTCCTACGGCCGTCTCCTAGACGACAACGAGTATGCGTCATTCCACAACCCTCTATATGAACACTGA
- the parm1 gene encoding prostate androgen-regulated mucin-like protein 1 homolog isoform X1 gives MSHAIMRVGLLIFLSGWLCLVVPGVTSTSESPEPPIETSFLTEPPIDTISTPKPPSETTSTPITTSEIISSATPSSPPPTTPDSLSSSTTPNSTTFSPVNITTIIPQTNSTQTTIHTPGQESGATSPVATTSLPTQTPSEQSTTPILTSQPTQPTQPHQSTVNGSTGTTSSQTPATSLSNSTGSSTSSSTSSSTSSPTSSPTSSPTSFSSTTSSSTSSSEPQFSTSAVLLTTTAGSKPTTSQSVSGTIHQTTATVDSKSQSRAFSSGKVAAIVLAFIAIVILMFGGAYYLKWRRSSYGRLLDDNEYASFHNPLYEH, from the exons ATGTCGCACGCGATAATGAGGGTCGGACTATTAATCTTTCTATCAG GGTGGTTGTGTCTGGTTGTACCAGGTGTTACCAGTACATCAGAATCCCCAGAACCCCCAATTGAGACATCCTTCTTAACAGAACCCCCAATTGACACCATCTCCACACCAAAACCTCCATCTGAAACCACCTCCACACCAATCACCACCAGTGAGATTATCTCCTCAGccaccccttcctcacccccaccaacAACCCCAGATTCTttatcctcctccaccacccccaacTCCACGACTTTCTCCCCAGTCAACATCACCACCATTATTCCCCAGACCAACTCTACACAGACCACCATTCACACACCAGGCCAGGAATCAGGAGCGACCTCACCTGTAGCCACCACATCCTTGCCAACCCAGACTCCATCTGAGCAGAGCACGACACCCATCCTGACATCCCAGCCCACCCAGCCCACTCAGCCCCACCAGTCAACTGTGAACGGGTCCACAGGAACCACCAGCAGCCAGACTCCAGCCACCAGTCTGAGCAATTCTACtgggtcctccacctcttcctccacctcttcctccacctcttcccccacctcttcccccacctcttcccccacctctttctcctccaccacctcctcctccacctcttcttctGAGCCGCAGTTCTCCACCTCTGCTGTGCTGCTGACTACTACGGCAGGATCCAAACCCACAACCTCTCAGTCAGTGTCAGGCACCATTCATCAGACCACCGCTACCGTGGACAGCAAGAGTCAATCCAGGGCTTTCAG cTCAGGAAAAGTCGCAGCCATCGTGCTCGCATTCATTGCTATAGTGATCCTGATGTTCGGAGGGGCCTACTACTTGAAGTGGAG gcgtTCCTCCTACGGCCGTCTCCTAGACGACAACGAGTATGCGTCATTCCACAACCCTCTATATGAACACTGA
- the parm1 gene encoding prostate androgen-regulated mucin-like protein 1 homolog isoform X3 — MSHAIMRVGLLIFLSGWLCLVVPGVTSTSESPEPPIETSFLTEPPIDTISTPKPPSETTSTPITTSEIISSATPSSPPPTTPDSLSSSTTPNSTTFSPVNITTIIPQTNSTQTTIHTPGQESGATSPVATTSLPTQTPSEQSTTPILTSQPTQPTQPHQSTVNGSTGTTSSQTPATSLSNSTGSSTSSSTSSSTSSSEPQFSTSAVLLTTTAGSKPTTSQSVSGTIHQTTATVDSKSQSRAFSSGKVAAIVLAFIAIVILMFGGAYYLKWRRSSYGRLLDDNEYASFHNPLYEH, encoded by the exons ATGTCGCACGCGATAATGAGGGTCGGACTATTAATCTTTCTATCAG GGTGGTTGTGTCTGGTTGTACCAGGTGTTACCAGTACATCAGAATCCCCAGAACCCCCAATTGAGACATCCTTCTTAACAGAACCCCCAATTGACACCATCTCCACACCAAAACCTCCATCTGAAACCACCTCCACACCAATCACCACCAGTGAGATTATCTCCTCAGccaccccttcctcacccccaccaacAACCCCAGATTCTttatcctcctccaccacccccaacTCCACGACTTTCTCCCCAGTCAACATCACCACCATTATTCCCCAGACCAACTCTACACAGACCACCATTCACACACCAGGCCAGGAATCAGGAGCGACCTCACCTGTAGCCACCACATCCTTGCCAACCCAGACTCCATCTGAGCAGAGCACGACACCCATCCTGACATCCCAGCCCACCCAGCCCACTCAGCCCCACCAGTCAACTGTGAACGGGTCCACAGGAACCACCAGCAGCCAGACTCCAGCCACCAGTCTGAGCAATTCTACtgggtcctccacctcttcctccacctcttcctccac ctcttcttctGAGCCGCAGTTCTCCACCTCTGCTGTGCTGCTGACTACTACGGCAGGATCCAAACCCACAACCTCTCAGTCAGTGTCAGGCACCATTCATCAGACCACCGCTACCGTGGACAGCAAGAGTCAATCCAGGGCTTTCAG cTCAGGAAAAGTCGCAGCCATCGTGCTCGCATTCATTGCTATAGTGATCCTGATGTTCGGAGGGGCCTACTACTTGAAGTGGAG gcgtTCCTCCTACGGCCGTCTCCTAGACGACAACGAGTATGCGTCATTCCACAACCCTCTATATGAACACTGA
- the wu:fk95d07 gene encoding uncharacterized protein wu:fk95d07: MRSFAVLMALLSVCLAAPVEQVPVMPEVEQVLLMPEEHERVTPIGPPQAQASNTIRTIYYPVPRPETALSPTNPYYNYPFNYPNPNANPYNLYPSYPYPSYPSSPYTNPFLSAYTLPPIVISLPKLN; this comes from the exons ATGAGGTCATTCGCTGTCCTGATGGCTCTGCTCAGCGTGTGTCTGGCTGCTCCT GTGGAGCAGGTGCCTGTGATGCCTGAG GTGGAGCAGGTTCTTCTGATGCCTGAGGAACATGag AGAGTCACTCCAATTGGTCCACCACAGGCCCAGGCCAGTAACACCATTCGGACCATCTACTACCCAGTGCCCCGCCCAGAGACTGCACTCAGTCCAACCAATCCTTACTACAACTACCCGTTCAACTACCCCAACCCCAACGCCAACCCCTACAACCTCTACCCTTCATACCCTTACCCCTcttacccctcctccccctacaccAACCCCTTCCTCAGTGCATACACCCTACCCCCCATCGTCATCAGCCTTCCCAAACTCAATTGA
- the spp1 gene encoding osteopontin isoform X1, producing MKAVFLFTLLFVTVLCRPVKKGSSSSSESSEELVKPAQVLRKALEAVFELEPVQNIEAAAAAAASDESSDNSDEVKGSDTASDTASDTASDTASNTASVDSDDSADSGDSEEDAQKNEDVEEEEEEEEEESSDSSESGEAESTLAPPTVEPTVEPAVEPTVEPTVEPSPSIIYDDGRGDSMGYPSDYKKSYHDTNTVEKVPSPFKSYEGKMMGKTSDYGVGNDIEKQTMKVYKVQALQVHQLLDEDTSTPEVESQGLGLDEIMGVDPSSGSSQEEPALRAAPVSQEAGPSKSLEQEAEEGEEAEEEGEESASASESSSPDESSSASDAEGESENASTSEESDASHSSEEATETPGAADSESDESAESQEGDSAEAAVEPVEAEEPVEAEVVTPTVILVK from the exons ATGAAGGCTGTCTTTCTGTTCACCCTTCTCTTTGTAACGGTCCTCTGCCGACCG GTGAAGAAAGGCTCAAGCAGCAGCTCCGAGAGCTCTGAGGAGTTG GTCAAGCCAGCCCAAGTGTTGAGGAAAGCGTTAGAAGCTGTCTTTGAGCTGGAACCTGTACAG AATAttgaagcagcagcagcagcagcagcatcagaTGAGAGTTCAGACAACTCTGATGAAGTAAAG gGTTCAGACACAGCCTCAGACACAGCCTCAGACACAGCCTCTGACACAGCCTCAAACACAGCCTCTGTGGACAGCGATGACAGCGCAGACAGCGGGGACAGCGAGGAGGACGCTCAGAAGAAC gaggacgtggaggaggaggaggaggaggaggaggaggagtccagTGACAGCTCAGAGTCAGGGGAGGCCGAGTCCACCCTGGCCCCCCCTACTGTGGAGCCCACTGTGGAGCCCGCTGTGGAGCCCACTGTGGAGCCCACTGTGGAGCCCAGCCCTTCCATCATCTATGATGACGGCCGAGGGGACAGCATGGGGTACCCAAGTGACTACAAGAAGAGCTACcatgacacaaacacagtggAAAAG GTGCCCTCCCCATTCAAGTCTTATGAGGGCAAGATGATGGGCAAGACCTCTGATTACGGCGTTGGCAATGATATCGAGAAGCAGACCATGAAGGTGTATAAGGTACAG gccctgcAGGTCCACCAGCTGCTGGATGAGGACACTAGCACCCCAGAGGTGGAGAGccaggggctgggactggacgAGATCATGGGTGTGGATCCCTCATCCGGCTCCTCCCAGGAGGAGCCGGCCCTGCGCGCGGCCCCCGTCAGCCAGGAGGCCGGCCCTTCCAAGAGCCTGgagcaggaggcagaggagggagaggaggcagaggaggagggggaggagagtgccAGCGCCAGCGAGAGCTCCAGCCCGGACGAGAGCTCCAGCGCCAGCGATGCAGAGGGCGAAAGCGAGAACGCCAGCACCAGCGAGGAGTCTGATGCCAGCCACAGCAGCGAGGAGGCCACTGAGACGCCCGGGGCAGCTGACAGTGAGTCAGACGAGAGTGCTGAGAGTCAGGAGGGTGACTCAGCTGAGGCGGCAGTGGAGCCGGTGGAGGCAGAGGAGCCGGTGGAGGCAGAGGTCGTGACCCCTACAGTCATTCTCGTCAAGTAG
- the spp1 gene encoding osteopontin isoform X2, with the protein MKAVFLFTLLFVTVLCRPVKKGSSSSSESSEELVKPAQVLRKALEAVFELEPVQNIEAAAAAAASDESSDNSDEVKGSDTASDTASDTASDTASNTASVDSDDSADSGDSEEDAQKNEDVEEEEEEEEEESSDSSESGEAESTLAPPTVEPTVEPAVEPTVEPTVEPSPSIIYDDGRGDSMGYPSDYKKSYHDTNTVEKVPSPFKSYEGKMMGKTSDYGVGNDIEKQTMKVYKALQVHQLLDEDTSTPEVESQGLGLDEIMGVDPSSGSSQEEPALRAAPVSQEAGPSKSLEQEAEEGEEAEEEGEESASASESSSPDESSSASDAEGESENASTSEESDASHSSEEATETPGAADSESDESAESQEGDSAEAAVEPVEAEEPVEAEVVTPTVILVK; encoded by the exons ATGAAGGCTGTCTTTCTGTTCACCCTTCTCTTTGTAACGGTCCTCTGCCGACCG GTGAAGAAAGGCTCAAGCAGCAGCTCCGAGAGCTCTGAGGAGTTG GTCAAGCCAGCCCAAGTGTTGAGGAAAGCGTTAGAAGCTGTCTTTGAGCTGGAACCTGTACAG AATAttgaagcagcagcagcagcagcagcatcagaTGAGAGTTCAGACAACTCTGATGAAGTAAAG gGTTCAGACACAGCCTCAGACACAGCCTCAGACACAGCCTCTGACACAGCCTCAAACACAGCCTCTGTGGACAGCGATGACAGCGCAGACAGCGGGGACAGCGAGGAGGACGCTCAGAAGAAC gaggacgtggaggaggaggaggaggaggaggaggaggagtccagTGACAGCTCAGAGTCAGGGGAGGCCGAGTCCACCCTGGCCCCCCCTACTGTGGAGCCCACTGTGGAGCCCGCTGTGGAGCCCACTGTGGAGCCCACTGTGGAGCCCAGCCCTTCCATCATCTATGATGACGGCCGAGGGGACAGCATGGGGTACCCAAGTGACTACAAGAAGAGCTACcatgacacaaacacagtggAAAAG GTGCCCTCCCCATTCAAGTCTTATGAGGGCAAGATGATGGGCAAGACCTCTGATTACGGCGTTGGCAATGATATCGAGAAGCAGACCATGAAGGTGTATAAG gccctgcAGGTCCACCAGCTGCTGGATGAGGACACTAGCACCCCAGAGGTGGAGAGccaggggctgggactggacgAGATCATGGGTGTGGATCCCTCATCCGGCTCCTCCCAGGAGGAGCCGGCCCTGCGCGCGGCCCCCGTCAGCCAGGAGGCCGGCCCTTCCAAGAGCCTGgagcaggaggcagaggagggagaggaggcagaggaggagggggaggagagtgccAGCGCCAGCGAGAGCTCCAGCCCGGACGAGAGCTCCAGCGCCAGCGATGCAGAGGGCGAAAGCGAGAACGCCAGCACCAGCGAGGAGTCTGATGCCAGCCACAGCAGCGAGGAGGCCACTGAGACGCCCGGGGCAGCTGACAGTGAGTCAGACGAGAGTGCTGAGAGTCAGGAGGGTGACTCAGCTGAGGCGGCAGTGGAGCCGGTGGAGGCAGAGGAGCCGGTGGAGGCAGAGGTCGTGACCCCTACAGTCATTCTCGTCAAGTAG